The following are from one region of the Rhodopirellula sp. P2 genome:
- a CDS encoding efflux RND transporter permease subunit — translation MPDNDATIENAKRSVLGRLIWFCLTNKLVVLLLVIATLGWGIMIAPFDWDTGALPRDPVPVDAIPDIGENQQIVFTQWMGRSPQDVEDQIGYPLTVALLGIPEVKTIRSYSMFGFSSIYIIFGEDADFYWSRTRVLEKLNSLPAGTLPDGVQPTLGPDATALGQIYLYTLEGRDPDGNPTGGWDLRELRTIQDYYVRYSLTSAEGISEVASIGGFVQEYQIDVDPDAMRAAGVTLAKVFESIRMTNVDVGARTIELNKAEYVIRGLGFIENIEDIEKTVVKVTDNVPITVADVAHVSLGPALRRGALDKAGAEAVGGVAVVRYGYNPLAAIKNIKQRIKEVSPGLPTKVLVDYTKTSADEVDLYADRHGLEPITGAMTSSDAWVKHLRGMPQEQWPTWITTSQVAVVPFYDRTGLIYETLGTLNTALFEEILVTIIVILVMVIHLRSSFLISALLPLAVLMCFIAMKTFGVDANIVALSGIAIAIGTMVDMGIILTENILKYLDEAEPEDDKLTVIFKAAHEVAGAVLTAVTTTVVSFLPVFTMIGAEGKLFRPLAFTKTFALAASVIVALTIIPPAAHILMGGRIVSKSLRRGAWFALLILGIAASMLLTWWVGVILIALSAYKLNEERIPERYHRFGPYAASALAALVVGVLLTQEWLPLGPQKGLLLNLLFVGGLIGGILGFFTIFQRFLYEPILRWCLNHKLAFLCFPTAILLFGGSAWLGFDKVFGFVPKSLSMIGVSETTVRQSGPWKAATDVLPGLGKEFMPPLDEGSFLYMPTTMPHASIGEAMDVLQLQNQLLVSIPEVESVVGKIGRADTPLDPAPVSMIETYITYKSEYKSDEDGHRLNFRYDEEADEFVRDDSGVLILDPAGRPFRQWRDEIRTPDDIWQAITAAAEIPGTTSAPKLQPIAARIVMLQSGMRAPMGMKVKGPDLETIERVALELESLLKQVPTVQSSAVIADRIVGKPYLEIDIDRDAIKRYGLHIRSVQDVIEVAIGGRQITTTVEGRERFPVRVRYARELRDDLESLERILVPTPAGAQIPLGQLADIRYTRGPQVIKSEDTFLLGYVLFDKKPGEAEVDVVEDAQAFLQSKIDSGEFTLPAGVTYTFAGNYENQIRSQKTLSIVLPLALGIIFLILYMQFKSAITTSLVFSGILIAWAGGFIMLWLYDTDWFLDFSLLGTNMRELFQVKTINLSVAVWVGFLALFGIASDDGVVIASYLDESFRKDRIENAKHAREATVTAGMRRVRPCLMTTATTLLALIPILTSTGRGSDIMVPMAIPSFGGMAIAIITMFVVPVLYCAAMEWKLRLGIKDERFVKDA, via the coding sequence ATGCCTGACAACGATGCAACAATCGAAAACGCGAAACGCTCGGTCCTCGGCCGGCTGATTTGGTTCTGCTTGACCAACAAGCTAGTTGTGTTGTTGCTGGTCATCGCGACGCTTGGTTGGGGCATCATGATCGCTCCGTTCGACTGGGACACGGGAGCATTGCCTCGCGATCCGGTACCCGTCGATGCGATTCCTGACATTGGCGAAAACCAGCAGATCGTGTTCACGCAGTGGATGGGGCGTAGCCCGCAAGACGTGGAGGACCAAATCGGTTATCCGCTGACGGTCGCGCTGCTGGGCATTCCCGAAGTCAAGACGATCCGCAGCTATTCGATGTTCGGCTTTTCGTCGATCTACATCATCTTTGGCGAAGACGCGGACTTCTATTGGTCCCGAACGCGGGTGCTGGAAAAACTGAATAGTTTGCCGGCCGGCACGCTGCCTGATGGTGTGCAGCCGACACTGGGGCCAGACGCGACGGCACTCGGACAAATTTATCTTTATACGCTCGAAGGTCGCGATCCAGATGGAAACCCGACGGGCGGCTGGGATTTGCGAGAACTGCGTACGATCCAGGATTACTACGTTCGATATTCGCTGACGTCGGCCGAAGGCATCAGTGAAGTGGCGTCGATTGGTGGCTTCGTTCAGGAATATCAAATCGACGTTGATCCCGATGCGATGCGGGCCGCTGGCGTGACGTTGGCCAAAGTGTTCGAGTCCATTCGGATGACGAATGTTGACGTGGGTGCTCGGACGATTGAACTGAATAAGGCCGAATACGTTATCCGTGGTTTGGGCTTCATCGAGAATATCGAAGACATCGAGAAGACCGTCGTGAAGGTAACGGACAACGTGCCGATCACGGTCGCCGACGTTGCCCACGTGTCGCTTGGGCCGGCACTTCGGCGTGGTGCGTTGGATAAGGCAGGTGCCGAAGCCGTCGGCGGCGTCGCGGTCGTGCGCTACGGGTACAACCCACTAGCGGCAATCAAAAACATCAAGCAACGCATCAAAGAAGTCTCACCGGGTCTGCCCACAAAGGTGCTTGTCGATTACACGAAGACGTCTGCCGATGAAGTTGACTTGTACGCCGATCGCCATGGTCTGGAACCGATCACCGGAGCAATGACCAGCAGCGATGCTTGGGTGAAACATCTTCGTGGCATGCCTCAAGAACAGTGGCCGACATGGATCACGACCAGTCAAGTCGCGGTCGTTCCGTTCTACGATCGCACCGGATTGATCTACGAGACATTGGGTACGTTGAACACGGCGCTTTTTGAGGAAATCCTCGTCACGATCATTGTGATCCTGGTGATGGTCATCCATTTGCGCAGTTCGTTCCTCATTAGCGCGTTGCTGCCGCTGGCGGTGCTGATGTGCTTCATCGCCATGAAGACCTTCGGTGTGGATGCCAATATCGTCGCCCTGTCAGGCATCGCGATTGCAATCGGGACCATGGTCGACATGGGGATCATTCTCACCGAGAACATTCTCAAATATCTCGACGAAGCGGAACCGGAAGATGACAAGTTGACGGTGATTTTCAAGGCGGCTCACGAAGTCGCCGGTGCGGTGCTGACCGCCGTGACAACGACCGTGGTCAGTTTTCTGCCGGTGTTCACGATGATCGGTGCAGAAGGAAAGTTGTTTCGACCGCTCGCTTTTACCAAGACGTTTGCACTCGCAGCTTCTGTCATTGTGGCGTTGACCATCATTCCGCCTGCGGCCCACATCCTGATGGGTGGGCGTATTGTATCGAAGAGCTTGCGTCGCGGAGCCTGGTTCGCGTTGCTGATCCTGGGCATTGCCGCGTCGATGCTACTGACATGGTGGGTCGGTGTTATCTTGATCGCGCTGTCGGCGTACAAGCTGAATGAAGAAAGGATCCCCGAGCGTTACCACCGTTTCGGACCGTACGCGGCCAGTGCACTTGCGGCGTTGGTCGTCGGCGTGTTGCTGACTCAGGAGTGGTTGCCGCTGGGGCCACAGAAAGGTTTGCTGTTGAACTTGCTGTTCGTCGGCGGATTGATTGGCGGCATCCTCGGGTTCTTCACCATCTTTCAGCGATTCTTGTACGAACCGATCCTGCGTTGGTGCTTGAACCACAAGCTAGCGTTTCTCTGCTTTCCAACTGCGATCCTGCTTTTCGGCGGATCGGCTTGGTTGGGCTTCGACAAAGTATTCGGTTTCGTCCCCAAGTCACTCTCGATGATTGGTGTGTCTGAAACGACCGTTCGTCAGTCCGGTCCTTGGAAAGCTGCAACCGACGTGTTACCGGGACTCGGCAAAGAGTTCATGCCGCCGCTCGATGAAGGCTCGTTTCTCTACATGCCAACGACGATGCCGCACGCTTCGATCGGCGAAGCAATGGATGTTTTGCAGCTGCAGAATCAACTGTTGGTGTCGATTCCCGAAGTCGAATCAGTGGTCGGTAAGATCGGTCGCGCCGACACGCCACTCGATCCCGCTCCCGTGTCGATGATCGAGACCTACATCACCTACAAGTCCGAATACAAATCGGACGAAGACGGTCATAGGCTAAACTTCCGCTACGACGAGGAAGCCGACGAGTTCGTCCGCGATGACTCCGGTGTGCTGATTCTCGATCCCGCTGGCCGACCGTTCCGCCAATGGCGTGACGAGATTCGCACGCCGGATGATATCTGGCAAGCAATCACCGCGGCAGCTGAAATCCCAGGCACGACATCGGCACCCAAGCTGCAACCGATCGCAGCTCGGATCGTGATGCTGCAAAGCGGCATGCGAGCACCGATGGGAATGAAGGTCAAAGGCCCGGACCTGGAAACGATCGAGCGAGTTGCTCTCGAATTGGAATCGCTACTGAAACAAGTTCCGACCGTGCAATCCTCCGCCGTCATCGCTGACCGAATCGTCGGCAAGCCGTACTTGGAAATCGACATCGACCGTGATGCGATCAAGCGATACGGGTTGCACATCCGCAGCGTGCAGGATGTGATCGAAGTCGCGATCGGTGGCCGGCAAATCACAACGACGGTCGAAGGTCGCGAGCGGTTCCCTGTCCGCGTGCGTTACGCCCGAGAGTTGCGAGACGACCTCGAGTCGCTCGAACGGATTCTCGTTCCAACGCCAGCTGGCGCACAAATCCCGCTCGGCCAACTAGCCGACATTCGCTACACCCGCGGCCCGCAAGTCATCAAGAGCGAAGACACATTCTTGCTCGGTTACGTACTGTTCGACAAGAAACCTGGCGAAGCGGAAGTCGACGTGGTCGAGGATGCTCAAGCATTCTTACAATCGAAAATCGACTCGGGCGAGTTCACGCTGCCGGCCGGTGTGACGTACACGTTCGCGGGCAACTACGAGAACCAAATCCGATCGCAGAAGACATTGTCGATTGTGTTACCGCTAGCCCTCGGAATCATCTTTCTGATTCTGTACATGCAGTTCAAATCTGCCATCACGACATCGCTCGTTTTCAGTGGCATTCTGATCGCTTGGGCAGGCGGCTTCATCATGCTGTGGTTGTACGACACCGATTGGTTTCTCGACTTCAGTTTGCTCGGCACCAACATGCGTGAGCTTTTCCAGGTCAAGACGATCAATCTAAGCGTCGCCGTCTGGGTCGGCTTTCTCGCCCTGTTCGGAATCGCCAGTGACGACGGCGTGGTGATTGCGTCCTACCTCGACGAAAGCTTCCGCAAGGACCGGATCGAAAACGCCAAGCACGCCCGCGAAGCCACCGTAACTGCCGGCATGCGCCGCGTACGCCCGTGTTTAATGACCACAGCAACGACTTTGCTGGCATTGATTCCCATTCTGACATCCACCGGCCGAGGCAGCGACATCATGGTGCCAATGGCCATTCCGAGCTTCGGAGGAATGGCCATCGCAATCATCACGATGTTCGTGGTCCCGGTGCTGTACTGTGCCGCGATGGAGTGGAAGCTGCGACTAGGAATCAAGGACGAGCGGTTCGTAAAGGACGCTTAG